The segment TCTATGCTAGCTTGGCCGCCAGTAGACATTCCCTCATACTCTCCACCGTCGGCAATGCTTGGggcagtgataactccagccccagTCTCTGGCTACTTTTACTGTGTTGGGCCAGTGTTAGGGCATAAGATGTATTGCGAGGAATGCATCCGGGGTCAACAAGtcttctgctcccccccccccgcccccaccagaACCATGTCTTTCCCTGATCCAGTAAGTCAAGAGAGATGAGAAGGGTCAAATCCTAATCAGGATCAGTCTTAAGGAGAGAATGAACctggtttgggggagggggatccCGAAGAGTGAAACCACTTCCTGTGTTGTAGCTAGTTCCGGTGTTGACAGAGAAGAgctggaggggaggtggggatggTGGAGCAGTGTGGCCGGCTAGGGGGTTACTGAGGCTCTGGAGATGAGCCGGCAGGAATCCGCCCTGTCAGGAGCTTGCTCCACTCCTGCAGCTGGAGTCTCTCCCAGTCTCTGTCCTCCCCTGGGGCAAGAGAGGTCAAACAAGCTGTTTGGGTGGGAAAAAGAGGATGGAGGAAGTTGACAGAGTTGGGCGGGGCCCATGGGGGGGCTGACCAGGAACCCGGCTTCCTGCTCAGTACCCTGGCATCCAGCCCCCAGCTCACCCCCACCCCGTCCAGCCCCCATTCCCCTCAGGAACCCAAGGTTCCGGGTCCTCCTCCCAAATTCCAGCTACTCTTCCCCATCAGTGTCTCTCCCCAAGTCCAGGGATGGAGGCTGAAAGACCCCAGGAAGAAGATGGTGAACAGGTGAGCTGCTGGGGTGCCGGGTTGGGGAACCAACCCAGGGAGAAGGGACATGTGGGACCTAGTGACGGGTGGACACAGGAGACTTGGGAAAGCTTGGGCACACCAAGACAGGAACAAAAACACAGGGGAAATGGGTCACTGGCCTAGccctccacccacacacacctctgaCTGGAATGAACAACATGTCTTGGTATCAGAGTCTCCCGCAGGATGATCAGGGATGGCCCCCTGTGAATGCCACCGCTCGGCCTTGGAGAtctgctcctccctcccctcctcctcctggaaCCCGACACACAGGTACCCCACCAACCCTGGAAGATCTTGACCCTATCACCCAGGCTACCCCAGTGTAGGTCCACTAACCATCACACCTGTTGGTCCCTAGCTCGTCCACCAGCTCACCTGTCCCCACCGCTTGCTACTCCCATTCTGCCATAGCCTCTGGGTCTgaatcctcctccttcctctcccataGCCCTAGGGCCCCGTTCTGGCTCCCTGCTCTCCCTGCAGACTGAGCTCCTTCTGGACCTAGTGGCCGAAGCCCAGTCCCGCCGCCTAGAGGAACAGAGGGCCACCTTCCACACCCCCGAGGCCCCACCAAACctagccccagccccaccccggCTTCTTGAAGACAAAGAACAGCTCTACAGcaccatccttagtcaccaggtaAGGCACATCCCACCCCACATGCATCCATGGAGACAAGACCCAGGTCTCCTAGCTGGCCTTCTGCCTGAGCCCTAACTTCTTTGTCCCTAAGCATATGTCCTTTGGTAAGCCTCTAGTCTCCCCATCCCCATCACAGATTTCCTATCTGCCCCACACCAACCCTGGCCTCTCTTACCCAAAACCATTATGGGCTACCAAtgcccttttctccctccacGTTTCTAGTGCCAGCGGATTGAAGCCCAACGGT is part of the Mus musculus strain C57BL/6J chromosome 17, GRCm38.p6 C57BL/6J genome and harbors:
- the Gpsm3 gene encoding G-protein-signaling modulator 3 — translated: MEAERPQEEDGEQSLPQDDQGWPPVNATARPWRSAPPSPPPPGTRHTALGPRSGSLLSLQTELLLDLVAEAQSRRLEEQRATFHTPEAPPNLAPAPPRLLEDKEQLYSTILSHQCQRIEAQRSDPPLPPGGQELLELLLRVQGGGRMEEQRSRPPTHTC